The following coding sequences lie in one Cucurbita pepo subsp. pepo cultivar mu-cu-16 chromosome LG13, ASM280686v2, whole genome shotgun sequence genomic window:
- the LOC111808270 gene encoding glucuronokinase 1-like, with translation MDSKISSSSSSSSVIEHKAYARVGLLGNPSDVYYGRTISFAFSNFWASVQLRPSEELVITPHPTHDFVHFRSLDHLVNRLSNEGYYGGVRLLMAICKVFYSYCRENEINLHTRNFTLSYDTNIPRQTGLSGSSAIVCAALSCLLDFFDVRHLIKVEVRPNLVLAAEKELGIVAGLQDRVAQVYGGLVYMDFSQGHMEKLGHGIYTPMDINLLPPLYLIYADNPSDSGKVHSTVRQRWLNGDKLIISSMQEVAMVAEEGRTVLLEKDYSKLAALMNRNFDLRRRMFGDDVLGALNIEMVELARRVGAASKFTGSGGAVVVFCPDGPSQVKLLEENCQKAGFVFQPIQAVPSCLNEVDLKTLSS, from the exons ATGGATTCCAAAatatcatcatcttcctcctcctcctctgtGATTGAGCACAAGGCTTATGCCAGAGTGGGACTACTGGGAAATCCGAGCGATGTTTACTATGGTCGCACCATCTCTTTTGCTTTCTCGAATTTCTGGGCCTCCGTGCAACTCCGTCCTTCCGAAGAGCTTGTCATCACTCCCCATCCCACCCACGATTTCGTCCACTTCAGATCCCTCGATCATCTG GTTAATCGATTGTCCAATGAAGGGTACTATGGAGGGGTGCGATTGCTTATGGCAATTTGCAAAGTTTTTTATAGTTATTGCAGAGAAAACGAGATTAATCTTCATACAAGGAACTTTACTTTGTCTTACGACACTAATATTCCTCGACAG ACAGGGCTTTCAGGTTCCAGTGCAATCGTATGTGCTGCCTTGAGTTGCTTGCTAGACTTTTTTGATGTCAGGCATCTGATTAAGGTGGAGGTCAGACCTAATCTTGTTCTTGCTGCAGAGAAAGAACTTGGCATTGTTGCTGGCCTTCAAGATCGTGTTGCGCAGGTCTATGGTGGCCTTGTTTACATG GATTTTAGCCAGGGGCACATGGAGAAGCTTGGGCATGGCATATACACACCCATGGATATTAATCTTCTCCCTCCACTCTATCTAATTTATGCTGATAATCCGAGTGATTCTGGAAAG GTCCACAGTACAGTACGACAGAGGTGGCTCAATGGtgacaaattaattatatcatCAATGCAAGAAGTTGCTATGGTTGCAGAAGAAGGAAGGACAGTTTTACTTGAGAAGGACTATTCAAAACTTGCAGCACTTATGAACCGCAATTTTGATCTTCGCAG GAGAATGTTTGGAGATGATGTTCTGGGTGCTTTAAACATAGAAATGGTGGAATTAGCCCGAAGAGTAGGCGCTGCTTCGAAGTTCACAGGCAGTGGAGGAGCTGTTGTGGTATTCTGCCCTGATGGGCCTTCACAAGTGAAGCTTCTGGAGGAAAATTGCCAGAAAGctggttttgtttttcaacCAATCCAGGCGGTTCCTTCATGCCTAAATGAGGTTGATCTTAAAACACTCTCCAGTTAA
- the LOC111808717 gene encoding uncharacterized protein LOC111808717, whose protein sequence is MATSPALSHASHFFIRSTLMASSKSLAFFFPLSNLNHLHRFPNSLSLLSLRRSSTTSTPFPLQYDMIVNRPIYPPMPPQNRRTPPRISPDNSPELESSEDPVSELGFESWVDQKLISESESASGKEGVVMDKAKRKYYNKRRKRMYGSDSDEDKKTQDEGFVELKPEVVEFNTLHKREEELFFYDTFAYPWEKDKHYKMVYQLERKYFPDEGLDKAFLGPGESNVEVNEQTKGRKGVRKAVGVKPETKLEVTNGVDGKGLVFFDGGRPEKDNKGSAKDVTEKKVEEFFKCLKKVPAKDSEIGQTEPYLLTRHTELPAKWDSPCGTVVLVNKPKGWTSFTVCGKLRRLVKVKKVGHAGTLDPMATGLLIVCVGKATKLADRYQGMIKSYSGVFRLGEATSTWDADSAVIQREPWEHIKDDDIKKAVASFCGEIWQVPPMFSAIKVGGEKMYEKARRGESIELSPRRISIYKFDIERSLDDRQNLIFRVTCSKGTYIRSLCADLGKALGSCAHLTALRRDSIGEYLADDAWEFKELEDAITKAYF, encoded by the exons ATGGCGACATCACCTGCTCTATCTCATGCCTCCCATTTCTTCATTCGGTCTACACTCATGGCTTCTTCCAAATCGCTCGCTTTCTTCTTCCCACTTTCAAACCTCAACCATCTCCACAGATTTCCCAACTCACTTTCTCTCTTATCGCTCCGCAGATCCTCGACTACTTCCACCCCATTCCCTCTCCAATACGATATGATCGTCAACCGCCCCATCTATCCTCCCATGCCCCCTCAGAACCGACGAACACCCCCCAGAATCAGCCCCGACAACTCTCCCGAGCTCGAGTCCTCCGAGGATCCCGTTTCCGAATTGGGGTTCGAGAGCTGGGTGGATCAGAAGCTTATTTCCGAGAGTGAATCTGCGTCCGGTAAAGAAGGCGTGGTCATGGACAAGGCTAAGAGGAAATACtataataaaagaaggaagagaatgtATGGGTCCGATTCTGATGAAGATAAGAAGACCCAGGACGAGGGGTTTGTGGAATTAAAGCCTGAGGTGGTTGAGTTCAACACATTGCATAAGAGAGAGGAGGAATTGTTCTTCTATGACACTTTTGCGTATCCATGGGAGAAAGATAAGCATTACAAAATGGTGTATCAGTTAGAGAGAAAGTATTTTCCTGATGAAGGTCTTGACAAGGCTTTTCTGGGACCTGGAGAGTCAAATGTGGAAGTGAATGAACAGACAAAGGGAAGGAAGGGGGTGAGAAAGGCAGTGGGGGTTAAGCCCGAGACGAAATTGGAGGTCACAAATGGCGTGGATGGAAAAGGGTTGGTTTTCTTTGATGGGGGGAGACCAGAAAAGGATAATAAAGGGTCGGCGAAAGATGTGACAGAGAAGAAGGTGGAGGAGTTCTTCAAGTGTTTGAAGAAAGTTCCAGCCAAAGATTCTGAAATTGGTCAGACGGAGCCATATCTTTTGACGAGACATACAGAGCTCCCTGCCAAATGGGATAGTCCTTGTGGGACAGTGGTTTTGGTGAACAAACCTAAAG GGTGGACTTCATTTACGGTGTGTGGAAAACTTCGGCGCCTAGTCAAAGTGAAAAAG GTAGGTCATGCAGGTACTCTTGATCCTATGGCTACTGGATTGTTGATAGTTTGTGTTGGTAAAGCGACTAAGTTGGCAGACAG ATATCAAGGTATGATCAAGAGCTACAGTGGAGTTTTCCGTTTAGGAGAGGCTACTTCAACTTGGGATGCTGATTCAGCG GTAATTCAGCGAGAGCCTTGGGAGCACATCAAAGATGATGACATCAAAAAAGCTGTTGCCTCTTTTTGTGGGGAAATTTGGCAAGTTCCTCCCATGTTTTCTGCCATTAAA GTCGGAGGTGAGAAGATGTATGAGAAAGCAAGAAGAGGAGAAAGTATTGAGCTTTCCCCTAGGCGGATATCaatttacaaatttgataTTGAACGTAGTTTAGATGACAG gcaaaatttgatttttcgaGTAACATGTTCTAAAGGAACATACATTCGGTCACTTTGTGCGGATCTTGGGAAGGCTCTTGGCAG TTGTGCCCATCTGACTGCTCTTCGAAGGGATTCAATAG GGGAATATCTAGCAGATGATGCCTGGGAATTCAAAGAGTTGGAAGATGCGATTACCAAAGCTTATTTTTAG
- the LOC111808223 gene encoding probable methyltransferase PMT9, with translation MKHTAHSLSSTRHLKFLLLGFIVLLALLCLYYGSSFAPSSRRFDGENSFLSGSLFGGNLFNHRFDDLHGHRNLILKAPKTIPVCDEMYSELIPCLDRNLIYQLRLKLNMTLMEHYERQCPPTERRYNCLVPPPVGYKIPIRWPNSRDEVWKANIPHTHLAKEKSDQNWMVVNGDKINFPGGGTHFHDGADKYIIALAKMLKFPGDKLHNGGNLRNVLDVGCGVASFGAYLLSHDVITMSLAPNDGHENQIQFALERGIPSTLGVLGTKRLPYPSRSFELAHCSRCRIDWLQRDGILLLELDRLLRPGGYFAYSSPEAYAQDPVNRRIGTAMHDILKRMCWKVVAKKDQTVIWAKPVTNSCYLKRDPGTLPPLCNLDDDPDLTWNVPMKACISRYSKKMHRQKGSGLVPWPQRLFSAPPRSEEVGVSAEEFKEDSKVWKLRVAEYWNEMRLVIQRDSIRNVMDMNSNLGGFAAALINKDVWVMNVAPVNSSAKLKIVYDRGLLGTVHDWCEAFSTYPRTYDLLHAWAVFSEINVRGCSMHDLLIDMDRILRPDGFVIIRDVPAVINYIQKYFTALRWDGWVSEVEPRTDALSKVEERVLIARKKLWGNEVATI, from the exons ATGAAGCACACGGCCCACTCCCTTTCCTCCACTCGTCATCTCAAGTTCCTTCTACTCGGATTCATCGTGCTACTCGCCCTCCTTTGCCTCTATTATGGATCCTCTTTCGCTCCCAGCTCCCGTAGATTTGATGGGGAGAATTCATTCCTCTCTGGTTCTCTTTTTGGCGGGAACCTTTTCAATCACCGTTTCGATGATTTGCATGGACATCGAAACCTGATTCTTAAAGCCCCTAAAACTATACCT GTCTGCGATGAAATGTATTCTGAGTTGATTCCTTGTTTAGATAGAAACCTTATTTACCAATTGAGATTGAAGCTGAACATGACTTTGATGGAGCACTATGAGCGTCAATGCCCTCCAACTGAACGCCGCTATAATTGTCTTGTTCCTCCTCCTGTTGGTTACAAG ATCCCAATAAGATGGCCAAATAGTAGGGATGAAGTGTGGAAGGCAAACATACCACACACACAccttgcaaaagaaaaatcagacCAGAACTGGATGGTTGTGAATGGGGATAAGATCAATTTTCCTGGAGGTGGAACTCATTTTCACGATGGAGCTGATAAGTATATCATTGCACTTGCCAAG ATGCTTAAGTTCCCTGGTGATAAGCTCCACAATGGTGGAAATTTACGGAATGTCCTAGATGTCGGTTGTGGGGTTGCAAGTTTTGGAGCATATCTTCTATCACATGATGTTATAACTATGTCATTGGCTCCTAACGACGGGCATGAGAATCAAATACAATTTGCACTTGAGAGGGGGATTCCATCAACTCTTGGTGTTTTGGGAACAAAAAGACTCCCATATCCAAGTAGATCATTTGAGTTGGCTCATTGTTCTCGATGTCGAATTGATTGGCTACAGAGAGATGGAATCCTGTTATTAGAACTTGACAGGTTATTGAGACCTGGAGGCTATTTTGCTTACTCCTCCCCTGAAGCTTATGCACAAGATCCAGTAAATAGAAGGATTGGAACTGCTATGCATGATATCCTGAAAAGAATGTGCTGGAAAGTTGTTGCCAAAAAGGATCAAACTGTCATATGGGCAAAGCCAGTGACTAATAGCTGTTACTTGAAAAGAGATCCAGGGACTCTTCCACCCTTGTGTAATTTGGATGATGATCCAGATTTGACTTGGAATGTGCCAATGAAAGCATGCATATCCCGATACTCTAAAA AGATGCACAGGCAAAAAGGAAGTGGACTAGTTCCTTGGCCACAGAGACTTTTTTCAGCGCCTCCCCGTTCGGAAGAAGTTGGTGTCAGTGCAGAAGAATTCAAAGAAGACAGT AAGGTTTGGAAACTTAGAGTGGCAGAATATTGGAACGAAATGAGATTAGTCATACAGAGGGACTCCATCAGAAATGTGATGGATATGAATTCCAATCTTGGGGGGTTTGCTGCTGCACTAATTAATAAAGATGTCTGGGTTATGAATGTGGCTCCTGTCAATTCATCTGCAAAGTTGAAGATTGTTTATGATAGAGGCTTATTAGGAACTGTTCATGATTG GTGTGAAGCATTTTCGACATATCCTCGCACCTATGATCTTCTTCACGCCTGGGCTGTATTTTCGGAGATTAATGTTCGTGGATGCAGTATGCATGATCTATTAATTGATATGGATCGAATTCTAAGGCCAGATGGGTTCGTCATTATACGAGACGTTCCTGCTGTCATAAACTACATACAGAAGTATTTTACAGCCCTAAGATGGGATGGATGGGTATCAGAAGTGGAACCTAGGACTGATGCTCTTTCCAAAGTAGAAGAAAGAGTGTTAATTGCAAGGAAGAAGCTGTGGGGGAATGAAGTAGCAACAATCTGA
- the LOC111809466 gene encoding golgin candidate 6-like: MDLVSGYKGVVGLDFGNENSASNKDSYVERLLDRISNGQLAEDRRAAMVELQSVVAENRSAQLPFGAMGFPVLMSVLKEERDDVEMVAVYLFFASPLLRN; encoded by the exons ATGGATTTGGTCTCTGGTTACAAG GGCGTGGTTGGGCTTGATTTCGGCAATGAGAATTCTGCATCCAATAAAGATAG CTACGTTGAACGTCTATTGGATCGCATTAGCAATGGTCAGCTTGCAGAGGACAGGAGAGCTGCTATGGTGGAGCTTCAGTCTGTTGTAGCAGAAAATCGTTCTGCCCAACTACCTTTTGGTGCAATGG GATTTCCTGTGCTTATGAGTGTTTTAAAGGAGGAACGAGATGATGTTGAAATGGTTGCAGTTTATCTGTTCTTTGCTTCCCCtttattgagaaattaa
- the LOC111808719 gene encoding uncharacterized protein LOC111808719 — protein sequence MANPTRSGNMRKSNEIMRIMVTTFVGGVFGFFLGVSFPTLSLSQLNFPSSLIPSIDLTYIEDKYSGLSTEAFLNAWSSLKGNRGSSLPFSLSEAKIWVPTNPRGAERLPPGIVESESDFNLRRLWGMPSEDLAIKPKYLVTFTVGFDQKKNIDAAVKKFSENFTILLFHYDGRASEWEDLEWSKRAIHVSVRKQTKWWYAKRFLHPDIVASYDYIFVWDEDLGVEHFDAEKYIKLVRKHGLEISQPGLEPNQGLTWQMTKRRGDSEVHKETEEKPGWCTDPHLPPCAAFVEIMATVFSRDAWRCVWHLIQNDLVHGWGLDFALRKCVHPAHEKIGVVDAQWIVHQSVPSLGNQGKAENGRPPWEGVRERCRKEWTIFKSRLADAEKAYYQGMGIDPPNSTQV from the exons ATGGCGAACCCAACACGCAG TGGAAACATGAGAAAATCTAATGAGATAATGAGGATTATGGTCACAACATTTGTCGGTGGcgtttttggtttctttttagGAGTATCCTTTCCCACGCTCTCGTTATCCCAg CTAAATTTTCCATCCAGCCTGATTCCTTCTATTGATCTCACTTACATTGAGGACAAGTACTCAGGCCTTTCCACTGAAGCATTCTTGAATGCTTGGTCTTCTTTGAAGGGTAATAGAGGCAGCTCCTTACCATTTTCATTGAGCGAGGCAAAG ATATGGGTTCCTACAAATCCTCGAGGAGCTGAAAGGCTACCACCTGGTATTGTTGAGTCTGAATCTGATTTTAACCTTCGGCGTCTGTGGGGTATGCCAAGCGAG GATTTGGCTATCAAACCGAAGTATCTGGTTACATTTACAGTTGGTTTTGATcagaaaaagaatattgatGCAGCAGTGAAAAAG TTCTCAGAGAACTTCACGATTCTTTTGTTTCACTATGATGGACGAGCAAGTGAGTGGGAAGATCTTGAGTGGTCGAAGCGGGCTATCCACGTGAGTGTACGCAAGCAAACTAAATG GTGGTATGCTAAGCGTTTTCTGCATCCTGACATCGTGGCATCCTATGACTACATCTTCGTTTGGGACGAGGATCTAGGAGTAGAGCATTTTGACGCAGAAAA ATATATAAAACTTGTGAGAAAACATGGTTTGGAGATCTCGCAGCCTGGCTTGGAACCAAATCAAGGGTTAACGTGGCAGATGACTAAAAGAAGGGGCGACAGTGAAGTTCACAA GGAGACAGAGGAGAAACCCGGTTGGTGCACTGATCCACATCTTCCACCTTGTGCAGC TTTCGTTGAAATCATGGCAACTGTATTTTCTCGGGATGCATGGCGCTGTGTTTGGCATTTGATTCAA AATGACTTGGTTCATGGTTGGGGTCTCGATTTTGCACTAAGAAAATGTGTACAC CCCGCTCATGAGAAAATAGGGGTTGTAGACGCTCAGTGGATTGTGCACCAAAGCGTTCCTTCTCTTGGGAACCAG GGAAAAGCCGAAAATGGGAGGCCACCATGGGAAGGG GTGAGAGAGAGATGTAGAAAAGAATGGACAATTTTTAAGAGCCGGTTGGCTGATGCAGAGAAGGCCTACTATCAGGGAATGGGGATTGATCCACCAAATTCAACTCAAGTGTAG